Sequence from the Gammaproteobacteria bacterium genome:
CGAACTCGTGGGCGGAGATGGGCTTCTCGCAGGATCGAGGTGGCCCGGCGTCCCGGACTATCGGGCCCCGACGGGCATCGCAACGCTTCAAGAGCTCGTCACCGGGGTGCGGCGTTTCCGCGCCGAGCACGGACTCGGCCCCCGTAGGCCGCTTGCCATGATGGTGACGGATTCGGACGGACTGGAAGGCAGCTGGTGGGAAGAGCAGCTGCGCGCGCTGGCGTTCGTCGAACCCGAATTCGGCGATCCTCCCGGGGACGCCACCGGTTTCACCCGCCTGGTGGCCGGAAGCATCCAGGGGTTCATCCAGCTTTCCGGGCTCGTCGACCTGGAAGCAGAGCGGGCACGACTGGAGAAGTCGATCGCTGCGGTTCGAGCAACCCTCGCACGCTCGGAGGCCAAGCTGGCCAACGAGAACTACCGTTCGAAAGCACCGGCCGACATCGTCGCGAAGGAGTCCGCCAAAGCAGACGAGCTTCGCCACAAAGTGGACAAGCTCGAGGCCCAGCTCGGCGAGCTGGGCGGCTGAAGCGGGGCGATTACGAAGTACGAAGAGGCTGTCGCCTTTCTTGATCGGCACATCGGGTTCGGAATGCGGCCGGGACTCGAGCGAACGCGCGTCTTGCTCGACCTCATGGCGAACCCACAGGACACCTACCCGATCATCCACATCACCGGCAGTAACGGGAAGACGTCGACGTCGAGGATTGCTGCTTCGGCGATCTCCGCGCACGGTCTCGCCGTCGGTTCGTTCACGTCGCCGCATCTCGAAAGGGTCGAGGAGCGTCTTGGTGTCAACGGGCATCACGCAACGGCCCGTGAGTTTGCCGAGGCTGTCGCGGACGTCGCACCATTCGCCGATCTCCTGGAACAACGGACAGGGGAGCGTCCGACGTATTTCGAGCTGACCGCGGTGATGGCGTTCGCGTGGTTTGCCGAACGTACGGTGGATGTCGGTGTCGTCGAAGTCGGGCTCGGCGGCCGCCTTGATTCCACCAACGTTGCCGATGGCGAGGTCGCGGTGCTCACCGGCGTTTCGAAAGAACACGTCCGGGTTCTCGGATCGACGCTGCGCGAGATCGCCGTCGAGAAGCTCGCTATCGCCAAACCGGACAGCGTCCTCGTCACCGGTCCGTTGCCACCGGAAGCGGAAAAAGAGGCCGAACGTCGCGTCGCCGAGCTCGGAATCCACCGCTGGAAGTACGGTGAGGACTACCGGCTGCGGGATGCA
This genomic interval carries:
- a CDS encoding dihydrofolate synthase gives rise to the protein MRPGLERTRVLLDLMANPQDTYPIIHITGSNGKTSTSRIAASAISAHGLAVGSFTSPHLERVEERLGVNGHHATAREFAEAVADVAPFADLLEQRTGERPTYFELTAVMAFAWFAERTVDVGVVEVGLGGRLDSTNVADGEVAVLTGVSKEHVRVLGSTLREIAVEKLAIAKPDSVLVTGPLPPEAEKEAERRVAELGIHRWKYGEDYRLRDAALALGGWMVDIDGIYETYEDVFLPLHGRYQTRNLAVAVAAVETLFGRALDPEALREGVAAATSPGRLEVIGRRPLTIVDGSHNEEGFGVLAASLDEEFPLLEWTVILGALGDKDLEGMIGHLRGKVRRLIATAPVSDRAISADKVADVARAALGPDVEVRQVAGVGAAVREGIATTGEDGAVIATGSLYVAGEARPVMSSLAKQSTGAAKL